The Impatiens glandulifera chromosome 3, dImpGla2.1, whole genome shotgun sequence genome contains a region encoding:
- the LOC124930150 gene encoding immune-associated nucleotide-binding protein 9-like → MGGIIFNEEDMGFYSSSNEAIDGHRTVVLVGKTGNGKSATGNSILGTKAFISKTNSFGVTLITQSNQTQFPDGQTLTVIDTPGLFDSSIDHETIGSEILKCFRMTSAGVHSILVVYSLRSRFSKEEEAVIHCLKELFGEKIYDYMIVVFTGGDDLEEEEDESFKDYLGRQNSESLQEILRVCNNRKVLFDNRTKDKHKQAQQRESLLAMVDQVMNSNGGRPYTNEIFQKIQRADKEFRDQQERMKLLESAENSNSELSQMMEERRKEYEEDLKNVVQMVESKLTKSIFILKQQLAEERAARLKAENNAKISKSKFMREMGSLKNDLDKARVERFIAEKYVKSTKLQFKIEVANLKNDLDKARKWACTIM, encoded by the exons ATGGGAGGAATTATTTTCAACGAAGAGGATATGGGTTTTTATTCATCATCAAATGAAGCTATTGATGGTCATCGAACGGTTGTTTTGGTCGGGAAAACTGGAAACGGCAAAAGTGCAACTGGGAACTCCATATTGGGGACAAAAGCCTTCATTTCAAAGACTAACTCATTCGGTGTTACACTTATTACTCAAAGTAATCAAACTCAGTTTCCAGACGGTCAAACTCTTACCGTTATTGATACACCTG GATTATTTGATAGTTCAATTGACCATGAAACTATTGGAAGTGAAATACTAAAATGCTTCCGAATGACTAGTGCTGGTGTTCATTCTATCCTGGTGGTTTACTCTCTGAGAAGTCGGTTTTCTAAGGAAGAAGAAGCCGTTATTCATTGTCTCAAAGAACTTTTCGGTGAAAAGATCTATGACTACATGATTGTTGTGTTTACCGGTGGAGATGActtggaagaggaagaagatgagtCTTTTAAAGATTATTTGGGTCGTCAGAATTCTGAATCTCTTCAG GAAATCCTTCGCGTCTGTAACAATCGAAAAGTTTTATTTGATAACAGGACAAAGGATAAACACAAGCAAGCTCAACAACGAGAGAGTCTTCTTGCAATGGTGGATCAGGTCATGAATTCAAATGGGGGTCGGCCATATACTAATGAAATATTTCAGAAAATACAGAGAGCAGACAAGGAATTCCGTGATCAGCAAGAACGAATGAAGCTGTTGGAATCGGCAGAAAATTCCAATTCTGAGTTATCTCAAATGATGGAAGAGAGGCGTAAAGAATATGAAGAGGATTTAAAGAATGTGGTTCAGATGGTTGAATCAAAGTTGactaaatcaatttttattcttaaacaaCAATTGGCAGAAGAAAGAGCTGCCCGGTTAAAGGCTGAAAATAATGCTAAAATATCAAAGTCCAAATTCATGCGGGAAATGGGTAGTCTAAAGAATGACTTGGACAAGGCACGTGTTGAACGGTTTATTGCTGAAAAGTATGTTAAATCAACTAAGTTACAATTCAAAATTGAAGTAGCTAATCTAAAGAACGATTTAGATAAAGCACGTAAATGGGCATGCACCATTatgtga